ATGCTCCATCTGTCCATCAGCAGACGCCTGTAGGGAGGTTTGTACTTCCACAGGTCCAGCATCAAACTCCTCAATCTCTTCATCCTCATTCTCATCTTCCCCACTGCCGTAGTTTGTCAGGGGCTGAGTCTCTGCCTTGGAGAGACCTGCAAAAGGCAGCACAGGAATAAGATGTAAATGTGAGTTATGTAACGTCTGTGCATTTGAACAGTTTATTGCATACGAGCATTACATgttagattttcatttttaaaaggtcTGTTTCAGCACAATTGAAAATTTCTCTGCCACTAATGTGAACTAAACATATTATGAAAAAACCTGACTCACTGATTGAAAGAGGGACTCCCTGTCCAtccccatcatcatcatcttcaacCTCTGAAGCTTCACTGCTCCGGTTGTTGTTCGTCTCTGTCTGCAGGTAAAGCTCCTGGAGTGTAGGATTGTCTTCCTGCTCAGCCTCATCTTGGTCcttaaagacaaagacacatcaTTGTAACACAGTTTGTTGGTTAAAGACGTAGTGTCGACAATGTCATTATCAGTTTTACCTTGTCCTCATCCGAGTAAGCTGGCGAAACAGTTTTTTCACCACCAGCTGTATTTTCCTAATGGGAGGAATAAATTAACACCAAGAGACTAAGGTATGTACGATGGAAGAGTTAACACTTAAGGTCAGAAATCTGTTTGAACGACAAATTTATTATATTAGCAAAGATagtggggagaaaaaaaacaaacctttagACTGTGCTTGGGTTTACTGGGATGCTCAGccttcttcctgtttttgtgtttggttgCAAAAgcgatgctgctgctgctgttgtccaAATCCTGCATGAGCCTGAAGAAGGCCAGTTCATTGAAGAGGATCTCTGAGATCTCCACCAGAAGGTCCTCCCCGCAGTCCTTCAGAGTCCGGCCCAGAAACTTACTAAGAGAGTCCTGACACCACAAAGTAAGTGTTACATCAGGAGAACTCGTCATTTGATCTGTGTAAACGCAGATCACTACTGTCTGAGGAAGCTGACACTGTTCATACCTGAAGGATGCCTCCCagctgtctgtgaaaaaagcgTACAAACTCCTTGCTTTCATCATTCTGTTGGGTGAGAGCAAGGACCATGCGTCGCACAGATGTCAACAGCTGGAGAGAACAGACTTCATCCATGTTCTcctaatgaaagaaaatgtaaaaattgcaGAATTTAAGGCcttgaaaatgtttaaaatagtGGCACCCAGTGCTGATGAAATAAATCTAGAAGTTTCTCTGGCACTTCTGcttttaaattgaaaataatataaatctggaaatttttacatttgatttccACTTTCAATTTAAGACTTGTACTATTTAGTAATCAGTTATTAACAACAGTCCATTTTTATTTAGTagattctttctttttccagttATGGCACACAGACTACTATAACCCACCCTGTAACTACCCAGTGTTGGTTAACCCACCTTAAGGAAGGGAATGACTTCAGTCATAATGGCTTTAATCTGACGGTCCAACTGTTGGGTGTCGATCTGAGGACAGCGTACATCACCAGCTGCAcatcctgcacacacaaataactgTCATTTTAATCAGAGATTCAGCAAAATGACACTGCAAAGTGAAGTGCAATGGTTGTACTGTTACAAGTCAACTGGTGTAATCAGGCAAGGTTCTGTGACTGGGTACCTTCCACTGGTTCAGCAGCATTAGCAGAGGAATGTTGAGCATTTGAGACCTCAGAGCCACCTGCACCTGCACTGGTGTTGCAGGGGTTAAATTCAGCTTTAAGCTTCATGCGCTCATACTCCCTAATCCTGGCCAGAGCTTTATCTAAATGAATCACCGTGTTGCCTAtcaaagcagagaaagaagagcCAGGGGAGACAGAAATGGGATATGAAAAGTCAGTAATGCATAGTAATGCATCTATACCCAGGTGTAGACTACAGGATCAAACTAAATATGCCACCTCCTAATCCATGCTACCAAAGCTCCCCAAAGTCCATTTCCCATTACCAAATAGTCATCTTCTGAGAAGTGATActattgtgtgtttatgtgataaTGATCCTGACAAGCCCTGAGAAGCCCTGATGGAGAATGTGGGATGGGGTACATAATTTGCTGTAGTTAAGGCAATAAGCACAAGCATTTCAGCTGATTAGcaggtttgggggggggggggggggcatatATTCCAGATAAGCGTCCCTTGTTAAAATGGCTAATACATGCACTACTGTACCCAGGTCATCATTAGCAAATGGTTCCAGGTTGGAAGAGGTTGACATAGTGCTGTCATTATCCACTGAGTCAGCATCATCCCTCTTCTTTATTGAATCCTGTGTGAGCCTCAAGTTCTTCTCTACCAGCTCCTGAAAAAGATGAGCATACATCTTTAATTCACCCCTGATTGTCCTGGCTGTAAACTAACGACTGCCTAAAACCTCCTAGAAAATGAAGTAGCAGAAATCTccagtatatacagtaaatgactAAGATGAGCTTTCCTAACATCAAAAACTAAGACATCTCACTCTTGAACCAAGGCATTATTTAGACAGACAAAAGGCCTGGTTCCCAATTAGCAGAACTCTGGGGACCTTGGCCCAGAACAAAGAATTCATGTCTGATCTGTCAAAAGAGACATGGAGAGATGAGggtcatttattttgtatagaCAGAGCCTTGCTGTCAAGTTTAACTCAAAGACAATGGAGATGGGTGGAGGAAAAATTGAAATCAGAGAATAAAGAAAGACATGGAAGGATGAAAAGAGACAAGATGAGGAAGGATGaaaacagacaagacagaaactAATGAAAGTgctaatgaaatgttaaaaaggaaagaaaaaaaagggggaaatgaCAGCATTAAGTTTTGAGACttcagaacagacaaaaacttCAACAGAAAGCAACAGAAGAGAACAAACAAAGGGAAAGGTGTGAGAATTGCCTGCTGGGCAGCAAATATGTGTCTTACCGCGTCACTGGTTGCCAGACTCTCACTGGGTGTCAGCTCAGACTGCGAGCCGGCAGCCCACACCACAGGACCGTGAGGGAGTAACTGGTCGTCAGCTTCACTCTTCTCTGCCAAGTGCCGAGTCACTATATCCTTAGGGAAACGCAAAGAGAGACTATTGTAATTATGGACTGAGGTTCTTAAGCGTCAATGCAACTATATCAGAGGCACAGATATTCTCAGATTTAAGGTGCTGTAGGTTCTGACTGATTTGAAAACCAGACTGCATCACTCCAGAGAGTTTATCACAAGCAGATTCAAACTAGGTTATTGGAAGAAGCAGTATTACAGATCTCAAATCATATTTATAAAAAGCATCTTCACAGAACCTAGAGATTTTAGCACACGTACAcattttggatttatttttctaagaGAGCTACAGTGCATCTACGTCTGTCCACCACAGCATCATGATTAACTGTCCCCTGTTTCCTCCTGACTACTGCGTCTCCTTGTCTGCTGTCGGGCTGGTCTACCCAGGAAGTGGCACTGGTCCAGACCCTCCCAAAATGACCTTGcaattaataaagttttaaataaCTGAGACAGCCCTAATTAAAGTATGTCTGGAAATAGTTTAAAATATCAATCTCTGTACTCAGTCACATTACCAGGCGTTCTGTGACAAACAATCGCTCTGACCTAGAATCCAGATAAGAACTTGCCACATGCTCTGTTTAGAGGGATCAAGGGGTGAATCAGCCTGGATATCTTGTAATCTGAGTCCAGCATGAAGGATTCGAGGACACTGGATTCAAACAGCAACTGAACGTCCACAAAGAAGTGGTCAAGTGTCTCTCTGCTTACCTGTAGGGAATACAGTGCCCTCTGCCGTAAATAGTCTGtgttgagcagctgcagctcatgGAAGAGCTCAATCAGAAAATGGGGCCGGGACTCATTCTGGGATATCAAAGTAGCCACCTCAGAGTAAATGGTCTCCCTCAGTGCCTCGAACAGTGAGAAGTCACTGCTTGCATCTAGAGTACAGGTTCAAGATTTGACAGCATGAGGTTTGGGTGGACACTTGCATTCATGggtaaaaacaataatttgcCATCAAACCTAGAAACTTTGGTTTActttaaaccaaaaacaaaacatgcatgGGATGTTTGGGTGAAATAAGAGACAAATGATTCCTGGATTTACATGGTGAGTTTACCTGGTGCTTCTGTGCATGCAATTCTGTTAGAGAGGAAGGGTGTTCTCCAAGCATAGGCTGTGAGTAAGATaaattaaagtaataaagtaaattaaCCAAATATTAAACATGTGGACatgaaatgccaaaaaaaaaaaaaataaaaatatcactaAAACAACtacaatatgaaataaataaaaaaaaaagttattaagaaaaaaaaattgaaacaaaGACAGCTCAATGTAGAAAAAATGTATACAAAAAAACGCAGACAAGACGAGTGGGTGAGGGTGTAAAACATTCCCAACAGGTAGTTTTATCCATACCAGAGGAGAGGTCATTTCTCTTATTTCCAAGCTTGGTTTTGCTGTCTAGCTTCTCTTGAGTAAGCCTGTCCAACAGACTCTGATTCTGATCCTTCTGATGAGACGAGGCTGCCCTCTCCTGGCCAAAGTCTGCAGTGCTGCTAACACTGTCACTCTCATGTCctgaggaaaacacaaaacatgaaaacacactaaTGAAATTTTGCTCATTAATGATTTGCTAATTTGGTTGGGAAATACACTGAAGGACACCAAAAGTCAACTATGCAACCAATACTATGCTTTTCAGTTCAACTCTGCTTATACAAGATCATGCTGAttacaaaactaacaaaattcAAAGTGTGTAAGCCTTTAAAACAATGTGGATTTGGTAATAAATAACTGTTTAACaccaaaaatcacaacaaacaaagaaacaaaaccttAAAGAAACGAGTAATGTTAAAACATTCGGTGGACAGTGTTGATTCCATTTTAATACCTTCACTGTTCTTGCTGTGTCCTTTGCTCCTCCTGCGGCGACTTTTAGAATTGGAGGTCTTACTTCGAGAGGCCAGGTTGGCCTGGGCAGAGGCCTTGTGCCCAGCCTTAAAAGTCTTTGTAATAGTTGTAGAATCAACAGGTCCAGGCATGCTGCTGAAACTTTCTTGTGATGCCTGGTCAAAGTCTTGAGGTCGTGAGTGGCGGCTGGTGAAagcaggagaagaggagggtgaCTCTTGGAGCTCATTTTTAGACGAGTGATCCTGGACAGTGTTGTTCGCATAGGTTGTGTTGAGCCAGCCAGCTGGTCTAAGAGGGATCACAAGGAAAATTAAATATAGGAATAATgccacaaaatgtattttcaggcAACCATAATGGACATACCTTCTTTCTGTAGTGGTGTTAAGAGGAGAGCGCTGCAGTGGAGGAGGGAAACCCATGTACTCTGTTTTGATAGAAGTATTGGGGTCTAACTGCTGCTTCTGGTGGTCAGGAGTAGCTTGACTTGCTGCACCCTGAGAGAACTCACCCATGGCAGCAGGGAATAGTGGATATAAGTTAAAGCCTGCAGAATGAAAATTAGTTCAAGttagtgtgtaaatgtttttattatttcaattcaaatttatttaacTGTCTTTTGAACTAGTCTTGTGCTTCTAATGCATACTATTCTAAACATGATTTGTGTGGAATTTAAGAGCTTAAAGAAATGCATGTCATACCAGGAGGGAATGGGGATAGGGCAGCAGGTGACAGGTTGTTGGCTGAGGGATGCAGGGTagaggagaaagggaggaaaacaCCAGGAGAGGCTGAGGGACCAGAGCTGGACTCTTGAGATAAGCTCTGCTTCTGTGTCTGCCAACCTGTTGTCGAGGAcaatggctgctgctgctgttgctgctgctgctgctgaaggaggTCATTCAGGACCTGTTTAAGTCTAAAAGATAAGTATGACAGAACAttgaatgttttaaaacatgtacCACATGATACAGACAAAGTGGGACATTTATGTATGCCAGTGCTTTCACCTTTGCACGTTGTTTTGCTGCCAAGCAAGCTGCGTGTAGCACTGGTTGAGCTGATGCATGACCAGGTGAACCTGTGGTGATGACAGGTTGTTGGGTAACATACTGTACTGACCTGTCAGCAGGGTTTGCAACATATATGACAGTGTCTGTGGAAGGTGGTGAGAGAGAACAGCAATGCTTTTTATTGTCTTCTGTTTAAAAAGAGAATGTAAGGCACCAAATGAATATGACTGAATATAAAACTATTACAAAGTTTGTGTCTGTACATGTATTTGTTAAGGTCACTAACCTGCTGGTCCTGCAGAAGTGTTTGACACATGCTGGTGCTGAAGTCCAGCTGTCTCTGCAGCTGGCTGATCTGCTCCTGCCAGTGACATGAGCCCTCAGCAAAGGAGAGCTCTGAAGCCCAGCGCAGGTTTTCTTGTCTTCGTGTACGTCCATGCTGACTTGCAGATTGGTTTAAaatttgctgttgctgctgtttggcCTTAGTTTTGTTATGAAGATATCCACTACCCTCACCTGAGAAGGCTGGTGGAGGCTTCAGGTTGCTGCAGATAAAGAAAAGTAAGTACAAAATGTTAATTGACACATTACAGATAGCACTAATTGACAGTGACAGAATTCCTTCTGCCTCCACTTAGTCTGACCTTCCTTGATTATTTCTGCTAGTGTAAGAGCACTGGTTCCTGCTCGATGGGTAGATGTGGATGTCGTCATCGGAGCTGCTCTCAGCAcattcctcctgctcctcctctgcaccCATCTCCGAATGGtattcttcctcctcctcctcctcctcatcatcatcatcatcaaggtGACCAGAAGTGGAACCCCATGTTGCCATTGTTCTAATCACACAGCAAAATCTTACAGCATGTATCCATTTGTGaaatattcatttgttttcattcctatGTAAactaggggaaaaaaaactactcGGTGGCAAGTGCTCtgctaaaatatttatagaaTAAAAAAAGCTAACCATTCTCTAACTTGGACCTTCATGAGACAGACCATTGGAGACATCTCTTTCCTACCTCTCATCTCTACTGACAGGCTGAGAGGGTGTAGCAAGGCCATCTTGGTCATCAGTCCGACAGGGAGAGTCATTGAGACCACTACGCCTCTGATGTTCAGCCATCAAGGATTCCAAGTGCTTTCTACGTTGGCGCAGTTCCTCCCGCAGGATCTGGTGGCGACGCATCTCTGACCAAAGCTGCTGACAATGCCAAAGCAGTTAAGGTTGGTTAAGCAATCTGTACTGTTCTAAACATAAAGATCACATTCTGGCATCAGACTAGTGAAAGCTGAAGGTCTTACCTCATTGTCAGTGACTGAAGAAGTAGCTGCTTCTGGAGCAGTGGGTGTGAGCACTACTGAGTTGCTTTTTGGTCCAGAGGATGAAGAAGCTTGTACAGTGGCTGGagtggaaacagcagctggGACCTTCCTTAGCACACCTTGCTGACTCACCATGCTGGACACAGATGACTAGAATGGGGACCGCAAGAGATAGTATATTCATGGTTATTTAGAGGATGTAGTTTTTCGTGCCATTTGGTGTATTATTAATAGAGATGTTTCTATTTCACAGCGAGAACAAGATActcaaaacaaaatttaaattctACTTAATGATTCAACTTCTTGCCAAATCTTTTAGTTCCTTGGCATTTAATTGGAGTAACAAGACCATGTGTGTAAAATACCTGGAGGTCAGGACAAGCCCACTGGAGGTCCTGGATCTTGCCTTGGATTTCGATGAGCCTCTGGCGCTCTTCGTGGAGCTGCTTTAACTCCTGTTTCTGCTGAAGAAGTTTCTCCTCATAGAGCTTCTCTCTATGTCCAGAACAGTTTTAATGCAATGCAAATTAAGCAAAGTCAGTTAAAAATACTCAAAAAAGAACACGcaaaaaattatgttttgaaCATATACTGGAACTAGTGGAACTACACTGCTTGTCAGACAGGTTTATGAGATCCATACGCTATACCTGGCCTTGCTGGAAAGAGTGAGGTCTCTGGGATTCTGTTTAGATCCAGCTCCCAGTGATCTAGCTGCAGTAGCTCTGGTATTGTTTGGCTGCTGGTGTAAAGCTTCATCCTCATTAACTGTTGTGCCATCTGTGTCATCACTCTGGATACAGTCAAACACATGATGTCAGTAATTCCATACCAGAAAAAAAGTGTTACTCTTTATCCAAAAACAGCCTTTAAATGTTAAACCTGAGAGGCCGGATAGATGCAAATTTTCAAGCTTAATGAGAAAATACTGAatccagtgtttgttttaactgtTGAAAATCAAGAATCCTGCACACAGGGACTAATGATCTTAAACATCAACACTATAGTATCTAAATATTCACTTATCTGCCTCACCTGTACCATGGCCACCAGCTCCTGTAACTGTCGGAGTTTCTGCTTCGCTGTCTGTCGATGACCCTTCTGAGCAAAACCTCTATCGTTCCCGAGGCTGCTCCTCCGACTAGACCCTGATGCCTCACTGTCTGCAGCCACAGCCTGTGCCCCTTCCTCATTATCAAGACAgtcctcatcttcatcctcatccttTACTTGCTTATATGGTGTGTCCCTATTGTATTGGCACTCTAATAGGAGCAAAGTTACAGAAATATTAATAACTTCTGTTATTCTGTTAGTAAAATCATGCCATCATGCTTTTCTTGCCTCCCTTTAAACTGCATTAACAAAACTTAATAACTGCATTaataaaagtaaatacaaaaaaaaaatcagagcacttttttcataattttgtattttgatgTGTGGAGGTGACTGCTGACTAGCTGTACTTCTTTGATGATAAATTAAGATATAATATTGTCAGGTTTTGGTCATAATAAATAGCTACGACATATATCTGCACAATTGTGTTGCCGTGTCCCTATGCCAACACAATCTGAAGGACAAAGCTAATTGAAATCTAGCACTAACAATTAAATGGAACGATAACATCCGCAGACAAATGCAATTCCATTAGCTTTAACTAAAGCACTTAATATATATGTTGAACAAAAGAACCTACTAATGTTGTTAATATGTTCCATTTATTAGACTTATCATCAAATcttatatttgcttttatttttatttagatttctTTCAAAAGCCATGTGATACACTGAATCTCGTAGAGGAAAGTTGATGGATGGTGTAGCAGTGGTCTGTGTGTATGCAACAAAGTACCTATGGCTGAGGGGATGTTGAGGCTGCGGAGGTTGGCTGCTGACCGGTTATTGATCTCACACTCAGTGTTGAGTCTGCCATCTCGGTTGTTAGTGGTGCTCCTGCCACTGCGTCCGTTGGTTAGGCTGTTCAAGTCTGTCCAATTCCCACCTCGCTGTGGGTTTCTGAACAGATACAAGCACAGTAGTAGAATTACACACACCGTAATCTATGCTTATACTGTAACTTGAGGCCAAAGAGGCTGGTCTCAGTATAATTTAACCTTTTTTTCACAaactctgtgtttatttgtaatGTTTATCAACTGTctaatcaggaaaaaaaatatataattttcttgtttttgctaCATATTACCTGATATTAGTTACAGGCTGGCGGTTCTCCTGCTCAGAGTCAAACATGGTTTCAAACATAGAACTGTCCTCTGtctcatcttcctcatcctcttcttcatcatcctctTTCACATTCTCATTGACCGCATCCACCATCATATCAGAAGTCTGCTCGTAGTACTGAACTAGTTCTCGCAGTTCATTCAAACGCTTGTGGACCTCCTTTAGCTTCCTGTAGGCAGCATCAAAGAACAAAGTCTATGTGAACAAATGTACACTCGTGTTAGTTAAAGTGTGTATGTGACACACCAGGACAATCTCTTCACAACTCATCCCTGTAGTAGAGAGCGTCACCTACAGAAAAGCACCCATATAAAAGGTATCTTGTTCTAGAATACTTTAGCAATGACTGAAGCATGTCAGCAAGATGACAAGTAGTaggttttaaagctgcagtgttaTATTACACCAACCTATATTACAACACCCCCACCCTTCCACTGATATCTGACCTACCTATTCAGTCGCTGtataaaaactgtgtttttgtgtaccTCAGCTTGTCTGTGGAGTTGGAGCTGTCCTGGTGTTGTGTAATTGAAGGATGAAAGGAAGTGGAAGCTGAGGTCCCATCAGAGCAGAAAGCAGATGGACAATCCAAAGATACTCCCATACTCAGACTGAACTGTGTCGACAAGCCATGACCTGAAGAGAACCATGTGCACTTCATCATCACATTATAAGGAAAAAAGCCACAGAAAGAAGCAAACACCCTTGAGAAACACTCTTACATGAGTTATTATTGAGAGTCTGGTCTCTGAGTGAATGCAGCTCCTGCAGTATCTTGTccattgtttgctttttgtcatGGAGTTCTTGGAGTTTAGTGAGTTTGGCACTGGCAGCAGTTGCTCCAGTATCTAGCCCAGTGTGAGGTCCAGAGGCAGAGTGGAGGAGAGGCCTGTGCTGAGGTGGCCCAACAGCCTGGGAAGCTCTAGACCAGCCCACTTCCCTTGAGAGGGAAAGACTCTCTGCTTGCCGACGGTTGTCTGGCACTGCTTTAGTCTAAGACATAATaaggtgacattttttttttttttttttttttcacaattaacagtttatatacatttattgtatGCATGGCTTGTAAAATAATAGCCAGGTCTCATATCTAGAAATGTGTGTAAAACACTAGCCACATgactttctccttttttccccaCAATGGTCAGGAGCCTGCACTCCTGCAGTGTCTGCCCATGCTAAGCAAACAAGTGCTGCATGATGACAAGGAAGCAGCATGATATGAATGGATTTCCAGCACCAAAAACTCCTAGACTTATTTGtgaacaagagaaaaaaaaatgccatttgTTACAGAAAAGGTGAAGCTGATTTATTGGTTCTTGTCGCATGACCCACTTTCTGGGTTCTGAAAAGTTAGGATTTTTTTGATATCACTGCAGGGTAAATATGCATGGAAGAACAGGAATGTAGTAACACGTCACAGTGCTGTCACTATTGTGAGCGTCCTTGTCATGCATCTCCATTTAAAATATCGAACTTGAGCAGGCGAAAGGCACGACACGTGAACAACCCCTAAAGCTGTTAATTCCAATGTTACAGATTTCCATTTCTCTACATTGCAGTATCTCATCGAACAGTACAAAATTAATATCTTGACAGTGTTATTTAAGTAATGTATTATTGCTTCATTATCATTGTATAGTTACAGTAGAATGTAGAACATATTTCTACATGACATAATGCTACTATTTAAGGAGAATATGGCAGCACAGTTGCAGTGTCTGCTGTACCTGAGAATCATGTAGCTGGTTGTGGAACCGCTGGATCAAATCGTTCAGTTCATCATTCAGCTCTGATGTGATGCTCAGGCCTGACACACTCCCTGTGGTTTCTGTGACAACTACTAAcaacaaatgtcaaatgaatgaaatatcTCATAATTTTgcttaaattaattattaatacaaGTAATAGTATATGGGAAAATGCCACACAATTTTGTCAATGACCTTCCTCACTTTCACACTAGTCTGCACTTAGCCGTGAACACATATGTGGGTCTCACCAGTGTCTTCAATCACAGCAAGTGCCTGTTCCGCACTGTGCTGCATGGCCATTAGTGCCTCCTGTCGGCCCTGCAGGGCCCtgagctgctcctgctgctccagcatCTTCTTCAGCAGCTCGTGCTGCTTACGCAGATTCTCCAACTCTTCCTTCTGGTTAGCACATACAATTTCTGGCCTAccaccctacacacacacacacacagagacacgaacacacacaccattacaaAAACCGAGTTTacataaacaacaataacacTGTAGTGTTATAGAAATGGTAGAAAAGGCTATTTTCATGCCATGGCACAGAAAATAAGTCTGATAAACAACATTTTAGGCAAAGGAGGGTCATGCTGCTTCATTTCAATTTCCTCATGTcagaatttaaaaacaacataaggCCAATACCTAATACCCAATAGTGCTAACAACAGATAACGCAATGGAGTTTTTGTAAACACA
This genomic window from Mastacembelus armatus chromosome 1, fMasArm1.2, whole genome shotgun sequence contains:
- the pcm1 gene encoding pericentriolar material 1 protein isoform X9, which codes for MATGGTPFDENGEDLHNWTVTNGSLEDRLNNMDWGVQQKKANRSSEKNKKKLSAVVVESRLTNDISPESTPGAGRRRARTPHSFPHIKYTTQMSVPDQAELDKLRQRINFTDLDERSIGSDSQGRVTAANNQRQLAGENKKPYNFLPLHVNTNKSKELLPPSSSAPATPAITKETKKQSPGLRDMLTPVAPSKETPKLSRGGSERGPLVQREYGRGDPRLDSSQVVSKLVQIREYISKASSMRDDLVEKNDVPANVERLSHLIDHLKEQEKSYLRFLQKMLARENEEDDVGTLDSAVGSGSLAESTSLNIEGGRPEIVCANQKEELENLRKQHELLKKMLEQQEQLRALQGRQEALMAMQHSAEQALAVIEDTVVVTETTGSVSGLSITSELNDELNDLIQRFHNQLHDSQTKAVPDNRRQAESLSLSREVGWSRASQAVGPPQHRPLLHSASGPHTGLDTGATAASAKLTKLQELHDKKQTMDKILQELHSLRDQTLNNNSCHGLSTQFSLSMGVSLDCPSAFCSDGTSASTSFHPSITQHQDSSNSTDKLRKLKEVHKRLNELRELVQYYEQTSDMMVDAVNENVKEDDEEEDEEDETEDSSMFETMFDSEQENRQPVTNIRNPQRGGNWTDLNSLTNGRSGRSTTNNRDGRLNTECEINNRSAANLRSLNIPSAIECQYNRDTPYKQVKDEDEDEDCLDNEEGAQAVAADSEASGSSRRSSLGNDRGFAQKGHRQTAKQKLRQLQELVAMVQSDDTDGTTVNEDEALHQQPNNTRATAARSLGAGSKQNPRDLTLSSKAREKLYEEKLLQQKQELKQLHEERQRLIEIQGKIQDLQWACPDLQSSVSSMVSQQGVLRKVPAAVSTPATVQASSSSGPKSNSVVLTPTAPEAATSSVTDNEQLWSEMRRHQILREELRQRRKHLESLMAEHQRRSGLNDSPCRTDDQDGLATPSQPVSRDERTMATWGSTSGHLDDDDDEEEEEEEEYHSEMGAEEEQEECAESSSDDDIHIYPSSRNQCSYTSRNNQGSNLKPPPAFSGEGSGYLHNKTKAKQQQQQILNQSASQHGRTRRQENLRWASELSFAEGSCHWQEQISQLQRQLDFSTSMCQTLLQDQQVHLVMHQLNQCYTQLAWQQNNVQRLKQVLNDLLQQQQQQQQQQPLSSTTGWQTQKQSLSQESSSGPSASPGVFLPFSSTLHPSANNLSPAALSPFPPGFNLYPLFPAAMGEFSQGAASQATPDHQKQQLDPNTSIKTEYMGFPPPLQRSPLNTTTERRPAGWLNTTYANNTVQDHSSKNELQESPSSSPAFTSRHSRPQDFDQASQESFSSMPGPVDSTTITKTFKAGHKASAQANLASRSKTSNSKSRRRRSKGHSKNSEGHESDSVSSTADFGQERAASSHQKDQNQSLLDRLTQEKLDSKTKLGNKRNDLSSAYAWRTPFLSNRIACTEAPDASSDFSLFEALRETIYSEVATLISQNESRPHFLIELFHELQLLNTDYLRQRALYSLQDIVTRHLAEKSEADDQLLPHGPVVWAAGSQSELTPSESLATSDAELVEKNLRLTQDSIKKRDDADSVDNDSTMSTSSNLEPFANDDLGNTVIHLDKALARIREYERMKLKAEFNPCNTSAGAGGSEVSNAQHSSANAAEPVEGCAAGDVRCPQIDTQQLDRQIKAIMTEVIPFLKENMDEVCSLQLLTSVRRMVLALTQQNDESKEFVRFFHRQLGGILQDSLSKFLGRTLKDCGEDLLVEISEILFNELAFFRLMQDLDNSSSSIAFATKHKNRKKAEHPSKPKHSLKENTAGGEKTVSPAYSDEDKDQDEAEQEDNPTLQELYLQTETNNNRSSEASEVEDDDDGDGQGVPLSISLSKAETQPLTNYGSGEDENEDEEIEEFDAGPVEVQTSLQASADGQMEHEGPRASETQETKTEHDNSENDDEINQSVGTLDSTVEEQNTVWCQSPEEESKPGAAAEEEEENSTVCQDVPKESTTTSSPDTDSPVMINVDMQEVGSGNTSQRSDEEDFVRVDDLPLQLTVMCEEELQKRIVEEQQNNNLSVEILSGNSESLTGLVGNAQALKEPDTAAAQSM